A window of the Burkholderia sp. 9120 genome harbors these coding sequences:
- a CDS encoding alginate export family protein yields the protein MNRSALGNAGSRGRRDSALRAVRALLLSTGLAAALPAAAAVNTALGSADDTAAGSDTVAAAATPAASCARPAIMFNRWQENWSVLANPCVPKKPFDSLKYIPLFGNPDAYISLGMVWRERVEMNDAPLFGLGSGHDDTYLLQRLEVHADVHLGPHVQIFTQIESAQPYGKDNVTPVDKNPLDLRQAFVAITEPLGPGTFKFRVGRQEMAFDLQRFISVRDGPNVRQAFDALWADYETGPWRWIAYASQPVQYRDNSDFDDVSNRDLTFSGVRVERKGVGPGDVSAYYSRYNRNNARFLDATGNEHRDVFDARYAGTLGHIDWDVEGMYQSGHVGNKTIGAWAVGSLAGYTLASAPWTPRLGVQVDAASGDNHPGDGRIGTFNPLFPNGYYFALAGYTGYANLIHVKPTLTLKPNSKLTLLAGVGLQWRETTADAVYQQGSAVVPGTAGHGTSWTGFYTQLRADYAVAANLTAAVEAVHFQVGPSLRDLGARNADYIGAEFKFGW from the coding sequence ATGAATCGGTCGGCGTTGGGCAACGCTGGGAGCCGGGGGCGGCGCGACAGCGCGTTGCGCGCGGTTCGTGCGTTGCTGCTGAGCACGGGGCTGGCGGCGGCGCTGCCGGCCGCCGCCGCGGTGAATACCGCGCTGGGCAGCGCGGACGATACCGCGGCGGGCAGCGACACCGTGGCGGCGGCCGCCACGCCGGCCGCGTCGTGCGCGCGGCCGGCGATCATGTTCAACCGCTGGCAGGAAAACTGGTCGGTGCTGGCGAATCCGTGCGTGCCGAAAAAGCCGTTCGATTCGCTCAAGTACATCCCGTTGTTCGGCAATCCCGACGCCTATATTTCGCTCGGCATGGTGTGGCGCGAGCGGGTCGAGATGAACGATGCGCCACTCTTCGGTCTCGGCAGCGGGCACGACGATACCTATCTGCTGCAGCGACTCGAAGTGCACGCCGACGTGCACCTCGGCCCGCATGTGCAGATCTTCACGCAGATCGAAAGCGCGCAGCCCTACGGCAAGGACAACGTCACGCCGGTCGACAAGAATCCGCTCGATTTGCGTCAGGCGTTCGTTGCGATTACCGAACCGCTCGGACCGGGCACGTTCAAGTTCCGCGTCGGTCGCCAGGAAATGGCGTTCGACTTGCAGCGGTTCATTTCCGTGCGCGACGGCCCGAACGTGCGTCAGGCGTTCGACGCCCTCTGGGCCGACTATGAAACCGGCCCGTGGCGCTGGATCGCCTACGCGTCGCAGCCGGTGCAGTATCGCGACAACTCGGATTTCGACGACGTGTCCAACCGCGACCTCACGTTCAGCGGCGTGCGGGTCGAGCGCAAAGGCGTCGGACCCGGCGACGTGTCCGCGTATTACTCGCGCTACAACCGCAACAACGCGCGTTTTCTCGATGCCACCGGCAACGAGCATCGCGACGTGTTCGACGCGCGTTATGCCGGCACGCTCGGGCATATCGACTGGGACGTCGAAGGCATGTATCAGTCGGGGCACGTGGGCAACAAAACGATCGGCGCGTGGGCGGTCGGATCGCTGGCCGGTTACACGCTGGCCTCCGCGCCGTGGACACCGCGTCTCGGCGTGCAGGTGGATGCCGCCTCGGGCGACAACCATCCGGGCGACGGCCGTATCGGCACGTTCAATCCGCTGTTTCCGAACGGCTATTACTTCGCGCTGGCCGGCTACACCGGTTACGCCAACCTGATTCACGTGAAGCCGACGCTGACGCTCAAGCCGAACAGCAAGCTGACGCTGCTCGCGGGCGTGGGTCTGCAATGGCGCGAGACGACCGCCGACGCCGTCTATCAGCAAGGCTCGGCGGTCGTGCCGGGCACGGCGGGCCACGGTACGAGCTGGACCGGTTTCTACACGCAGTTGCGCGCCGACTATGCGGTCGCCGCCAATCTCACCGCGGCCGTGGAAGCGGTGCATTTCCAGGTGGGACCGTCGCTGCGCGATCTGGGCGCGCGCAATGCCGACTATATCGGCGCCGAATTCAAGTTCGGCTGGTAG
- a CDS encoding HD domain-containing protein: MKKTIAGVEIPDGVVAQAASDLMCGMESELMFHHAQRAFLFGALAGYRDNLTFDAELLYVGALFHNAGLNLKYRSSPHRFEVDGANAAREFLQQHAVPDSDIKEVWTAIALHTTPGIPQYMSPLVAMISAGVQMDVRGEHYDEFTAQQRDEIVQAYPRESGFKKKLIEAYARGMEHRPATTYGTVNADVLDRWDPNYRRLNFCGLVLGSDWSN, translated from the coding sequence ATGAAGAAAACCATTGCCGGCGTCGAGATTCCCGATGGCGTAGTGGCTCAGGCAGCAAGCGATTTGATGTGCGGCATGGAGTCCGAGTTGATGTTCCATCACGCGCAGCGCGCGTTTCTGTTCGGCGCATTGGCGGGATACCGCGACAACCTGACGTTCGACGCCGAACTGCTGTACGTCGGCGCGCTGTTTCACAACGCCGGGCTGAACCTGAAGTATCGAAGCTCGCCGCATCGCTTCGAGGTGGACGGCGCGAACGCCGCGCGTGAGTTTCTGCAGCAGCATGCCGTGCCCGACAGCGACATCAAGGAAGTCTGGACGGCGATTGCGTTGCATACCACGCCGGGCATTCCGCAGTACATGTCGCCGTTGGTGGCGATGATTAGCGCGGGTGTGCAGATGGACGTGCGCGGCGAGCATTACGACGAATTCACCGCGCAGCAGCGCGACGAAATCGTGCAGGCGTATCCGCGCGAATCCGGCTTCAAGAAGAAGCTGATCGAAGCGTACGCGCGCGGCATGGAGCATCGTCCCGCGACGACGTACGGGACGGTGAATGCCGACGTGCTGGACCGGTGGGATCCGAACTATCGCCGGCTGAATTTTTGTGGACTGGTGCTGGGTTCGGACTGGTCGAATTGA
- a CDS encoding YoaK family protein produces MNQHEDTILALIAGYVDTLGFIALFGLFTAHVTGNFVLIGAEVAGVGQGVLLKLLAFPSFIVGIAMSSVIFKFLERHHAAQAASALYLLQAALLTSFLVTGMLATPITDASAAMVLICGVLGTMGMGVQNARGRLLQVTGLPNTVMTGNVTQVVLDVVELIHRGTQGDHGQKVSGRLKSTLAAMGGFAVGAMAGALAFVRVSFIAVALPVAVLLFLAWKRRAAT; encoded by the coding sequence GTGAACCAGCACGAAGACACGATCCTCGCGCTGATCGCGGGCTACGTCGACACGCTCGGTTTCATCGCGCTGTTCGGCCTGTTCACCGCGCATGTGACCGGCAACTTCGTGCTGATCGGCGCGGAAGTGGCCGGTGTGGGCCAGGGGGTGCTGCTGAAGCTGCTGGCGTTTCCGTCGTTCATCGTCGGCATTGCCATGAGCAGCGTGATTTTCAAGTTTCTGGAGCGCCACCACGCGGCGCAGGCGGCAAGCGCGTTGTACCTGCTGCAGGCCGCGCTGCTGACGTCGTTCCTCGTGACCGGCATGCTGGCGACGCCGATCACGGATGCGAGCGCCGCCATGGTGCTGATCTGCGGCGTGCTGGGCACGATGGGCATGGGTGTGCAGAACGCGCGCGGCCGGCTGCTGCAGGTGACCGGCCTGCCGAATACGGTGATGACCGGCAATGTCACGCAGGTGGTGCTGGATGTGGTCGAACTGATTCATCGCGGCACGCAAGGCGATCACGGGCAGAAGGTGAGCGGACGGCTCAAGTCGACGCTCGCCGCCATGGGCGGTTTCGCCGTCGGGGCGATGGCCGGCGCGCTGGCTTTCGTGCGGGTGTCGTTCATCGCCGTTGCCTTGCCCGTGGCCGTGCTGCTGTTTCTGGCCTGGAAGCGGCGGGCCGCGACATGA
- a CDS encoding alpha/beta hydrolase — protein sequence MSYFTTADGTSIYYKDWGTGQPIVFSHAWPLNADAWDAQMMFFAERGYRVIAHDRRGHGRSSQPWQGHDMNTYADDLAGLLDSLDLTDAMLVGHSAGGGEVVRYIARHGTKRVAKAVLLAGVPPLMLQTPANPDGLPMAVFDGMRAGVRADRAQFLKDVAAPLFGANRPDAKVSQGTLDAFWRDGMQTSIKAVYDCIKAFSETDFTDDLRRVTVPALVLQGDDDQMVPLGISGVPTAKLMPQARLKIYAGASHGLCTTHADRVNADLLEFIQS from the coding sequence ATGTCTTACTTCACCACTGCGGACGGCACGTCGATCTATTACAAGGATTGGGGCACGGGCCAGCCGATTGTGTTTTCCCACGCCTGGCCGCTCAACGCGGACGCCTGGGACGCGCAGATGATGTTCTTCGCCGAGCGTGGCTACCGCGTGATCGCGCATGACCGTCGCGGTCACGGGCGTTCGTCGCAACCGTGGCAGGGCCACGACATGAACACTTACGCGGACGATCTCGCCGGGCTTCTTGACTCGCTCGATCTGACGGACGCGATGCTGGTCGGTCATTCGGCCGGTGGCGGCGAAGTGGTGCGTTACATCGCGCGCCATGGCACGAAGCGGGTGGCGAAGGCGGTGTTGCTCGCCGGGGTGCCGCCGCTCATGTTGCAAACACCGGCGAATCCCGACGGCCTGCCGATGGCGGTATTCGACGGCATGCGCGCGGGCGTGCGCGCCGACCGTGCGCAATTTCTGAAGGACGTCGCGGCGCCGCTGTTCGGTGCGAACCGGCCGGACGCCAAGGTGTCGCAAGGCACGCTCGACGCCTTCTGGCGCGACGGCATGCAGACCTCGATCAAGGCGGTGTACGACTGCATCAAGGCATTTTCGGAAACCGACTTCACCGACGACCTTCGGCGCGTCACCGTGCCGGCGCTGGTGCTGCAAGGCGACGATGATCAGATGGTGCCGCTCGGCATCTCGGGCGTGCCGACGGCGAAGCTCATGCCGCAGGCGCGGCTGAAGATTTACGCAGGCGCCTCGCACGGCTTGTGCACGACGCACGCGGACCGCGTGAACGCGGATCTGCTCGAATTCATTCAGTCGTAG
- a CDS encoding glyoxalase, whose protein sequence is MFKSLHPFRPLALLSAALLIGFAPVSSAFADAGPAEVPGARTALVKHPDVSVGAQYDTTHVYVAEADLDAFVNSFVTTFGGKASPRAVFTVTPTPSKTASQYVQTPVGMLSVFGFETPVPYPFGNERTGYLVTDIDQAVKAARAAGADVLVDSFDDPIGKDAIIQWPGGLTMQLYWHTKAPNYAPLQSVPDNRVYVSRYEANNFVRRWLHFSHGKVVSDNPRADAGVIGRPGETVREIHISSGFGRMVVFVTDGKLPFPFGRETTGYAVADVAQTLERAQAAGAKVLVPAYTVGSHKTAMLEFPGGYIAEVHDGQ, encoded by the coding sequence ATGTTCAAATCGCTGCATCCGTTTCGTCCTCTCGCGCTGCTGTCCGCCGCGCTGCTAATCGGCTTCGCGCCCGTTTCGTCCGCTTTCGCCGATGCCGGTCCGGCGGAAGTGCCGGGCGCCAGAACGGCGCTGGTGAAGCACCCCGACGTGTCGGTCGGGGCGCAGTACGATACGACCCACGTGTATGTTGCCGAGGCCGACCTCGACGCGTTCGTCAACAGCTTCGTCACGACGTTCGGCGGCAAGGCGTCGCCGCGCGCCGTGTTCACGGTCACGCCGACGCCGAGCAAAACCGCGTCGCAATACGTGCAGACGCCGGTCGGCATGCTGTCGGTGTTTGGCTTCGAAACGCCGGTGCCGTATCCGTTCGGCAATGAGCGCACCGGCTACCTCGTCACCGACATCGATCAGGCCGTGAAGGCCGCGCGTGCGGCCGGCGCGGACGTGCTGGTCGATTCGTTCGACGACCCGATCGGCAAGGACGCGATCATTCAATGGCCGGGCGGTCTGACGATGCAGCTCTACTGGCACACCAAGGCGCCGAACTATGCGCCGCTACAGAGCGTGCCGGATAACCGCGTGTACGTGTCGCGTTACGAAGCGAACAACTTCGTGCGCCGCTGGCTGCACTTCTCGCACGGCAAGGTGGTGTCGGACAATCCGCGCGCGGATGCCGGCGTGATCGGCCGTCCGGGCGAGACGGTGCGCGAGATTCATATCAGTTCGGGTTTCGGCCGCATGGTCGTGTTCGTGACGGACGGCAAGCTGCCGTTCCCGTTCGGACGTGAGACCACCGGCTACGCGGTCGCCGACGTCGCGCAAACGCTCGAACGTGCGCAAGCGGCCGGTGCGAAGGTGCTGGTTCCGGCGTACACCGTCGGCTCGCACAAGACCGCGATGCTCGAATTCCCGGGTGGCTACATTGCCGAAGTGCACGATGGTCAGTGA
- a CDS encoding mechanosensitive ion channel family protein — protein MPTLTDGVLFGLGILVLDFLAWRFMIRTSDQARLAFRALLFALSTYVLFSSGMNPLRAAPWPDQPLRHLLAQVLEVVWWLQGARLLTIVLDRTVLPETWHKERLFQDVFGALLFLAAAVGAIAFVLQLPVRGLLATSGALAVVLGLAIQSTLNDVFSGVVLNATEPFRIGDWVTIGEVEGKVIESNWRATSLLNGQGNIVVIPNSVAARTNIVNANQPSHTHGISVVLPIKPSIRPALVLAALSNAAQSAEGVLDDPKPVVSVRRATNDAIEYEIVCYVAELDRKIEVRNDLFDLAHRHLASRGVLLQPLSVPEPAPAGMTEKQRLLRNVLIFRTLEDNELTELAAKLTRHEFDVGETIYTAADESGHELHILAQGVAKAVVSKDGGEVELRRLAPGDSIGQSGILAGVRTAVIVRATTRATVFRLDKTALTPVLERRPDVAKEMCRLLSEHHATEELLLASPHDVEDNPGGLLQWIRDGVRRFHELTL, from the coding sequence ATGCCGACTCTGACTGACGGCGTGTTGTTCGGCCTCGGCATTCTGGTGCTCGATTTTCTCGCGTGGCGGTTCATGATCCGCACGAGCGATCAGGCGCGCCTGGCATTCCGGGCGCTCCTGTTCGCCCTGTCTACTTACGTGCTGTTCAGTTCGGGCATGAATCCGCTGCGTGCGGCGCCGTGGCCCGATCAACCGCTGCGTCATCTGCTCGCGCAAGTGCTGGAAGTGGTCTGGTGGCTGCAGGGCGCGCGGCTGCTGACCATCGTGCTGGATCGCACCGTGCTGCCCGAAACCTGGCACAAGGAGCGACTGTTTCAGGACGTGTTCGGCGCGCTGCTGTTTCTGGCCGCCGCAGTCGGCGCGATCGCGTTCGTGCTGCAACTGCCGGTGCGCGGGCTGCTTGCCACCTCCGGGGCGTTAGCCGTCGTGCTCGGGCTGGCGATTCAGAGCACGCTGAACGACGTTTTTTCCGGTGTCGTGCTGAACGCCACCGAGCCGTTTCGGATTGGCGACTGGGTCACGATCGGCGAGGTGGAAGGCAAGGTGATCGAGAGCAACTGGCGCGCCACCAGCCTGCTGAACGGGCAGGGCAATATCGTCGTGATTCCGAACAGCGTGGCGGCGCGCACCAACATCGTCAACGCGAATCAGCCGTCGCATACGCATGGCATCAGCGTCGTGCTGCCGATCAAACCGTCGATCCGGCCGGCGCTCGTGCTGGCGGCGCTGTCGAACGCCGCGCAGAGCGCCGAGGGCGTGCTGGACGATCCCAAACCGGTTGTCAGCGTGCGGCGCGCAACCAACGACGCGATCGAGTACGAGATCGTCTGCTACGTCGCCGAACTCGACAGAAAAATCGAGGTGCGCAACGACCTGTTCGATCTCGCGCACCGGCATCTGGCGTCGCGCGGCGTGCTGTTGCAGCCGCTGTCGGTGCCCGAGCCGGCGCCTGCCGGCATGACCGAGAAGCAGCGCCTGCTGCGCAACGTGCTGATCTTCCGCACGCTCGAAGACAACGAACTGACCGAACTCGCCGCGAAGCTCACCCGGCACGAGTTCGATGTCGGCGAAACCATTTACACGGCCGCGGACGAGAGCGGCCACGAACTGCACATTCTCGCGCAAGGGGTCGCCAAGGCGGTCGTCTCGAAAGACGGCGGCGAGGTCGAGTTGCGGCGCCTCGCGCCCGGCGATTCGATCGGCCAGTCGGGCATTCTGGCGGGCGTCAGGACGGCGGTGATCGTGCGCGCCACAACGCGCGCCACCGTGTTCCGGCTCGATAAGACCGCGTTGACGCCGGTGCTCGAGCGGCGCCCCGACGTGGCGAAGGAAATGTGCCGTCTGCTGTCCGAACACCACGCTACGGAAGAATTGCTGCTGGCGTCCCCGCACGACGTGGAGGACAACCCCGGCGGCCTGCTGCAATGGATTCGCGACGGTGTACGTCGCTTCCACGAGCTGACGCTGTGA
- a CDS encoding FAD-dependent oxidoreductase, protein MSTQDFSAAADAAAVAASSELEFPFSSLEYRQHQMFPRLSAAEIQSLRRFARPMSFKAGEFIFETGRVALGLFVLLHGRVRIESRDSFGRATLVTEHDDGHFMAEMAQLSGKPALIDGIALTEVETLVIEPERLRALIVADAQLGEHIMRALILRRLGLIEQGLGPIIVGNGDDARLVRLQGFLRRNAYPAMVIDARSDPEAITLLGGMTTGPGDFPLVFCPNGSVLRAPDEAQLASCLGLVPTFEPSHVYDVAIVGAGPAGLAASVYAATEGLSVAVFDQRAPGGQAGASSRIENYLGFPTGISGQALAARAFQQALKFGAHLAIPGKVLCVERQDGLFVLSLFDGQRISARTVVVASGAAYRKPSVPGFENFEGRGTYYWASTIEAKLVKGQDIVLMGGGNSAGQAVVFLANFARSIRVLIRGEDLCSSMSRYLIDRIGSLPNVTLCTRCVLQGLDGDEAGLTQLRIRREDEQSDATIDETLETRHLFLFIGADPKTDWLGASGVELDNRGFVVTGFARSEQHGISPEANARYPLETSVPGMFAVGDVRSESAKRVAAAVGDGAAVVSQIHAYLSRTAAVAA, encoded by the coding sequence ATGAGCACCCAGGATTTTTCCGCCGCTGCCGACGCAGCAGCAGTCGCCGCGTCGTCGGAACTCGAGTTTCCGTTTTCCTCGCTGGAATACCGGCAGCATCAGATGTTCCCGCGCCTGTCGGCGGCGGAGATTCAGAGCCTGCGGCGCTTCGCCCGGCCGATGTCGTTCAAGGCGGGCGAGTTCATCTTCGAAACCGGACGCGTGGCGCTCGGCCTGTTCGTGCTGTTGCATGGGCGCGTGCGGATCGAGTCGCGCGATAGTTTCGGCCGTGCGACGCTCGTCACCGAACACGACGACGGCCATTTCATGGCGGAGATGGCGCAGCTGTCCGGCAAGCCGGCGTTGATCGACGGCATTGCGTTGACGGAGGTCGAGACGCTCGTGATCGAGCCGGAGCGGCTGCGTGCGCTGATCGTCGCCGACGCGCAACTCGGCGAGCACATCATGCGTGCGCTGATCCTGCGGCGGCTCGGACTGATCGAGCAGGGGCTGGGGCCGATCATCGTCGGCAATGGCGACGATGCGCGGCTCGTCAGACTGCAAGGCTTTCTGCGCCGCAATGCGTATCCGGCGATGGTGATCGACGCTCGCAGCGATCCCGAAGCGATCACGCTGCTGGGCGGCATGACGACGGGCCCCGGCGATTTTCCGCTGGTGTTCTGCCCGAACGGCTCGGTGCTGCGCGCGCCGGACGAGGCGCAGCTCGCGTCATGCCTCGGGCTGGTGCCGACCTTCGAGCCTTCGCATGTGTACGACGTCGCGATTGTCGGCGCGGGGCCGGCGGGACTCGCCGCGTCGGTCTATGCGGCGACCGAGGGTTTGTCGGTCGCGGTGTTCGATCAACGCGCGCCGGGCGGCCAGGCGGGCGCCAGTTCGCGGATCGAAAACTACCTCGGCTTTCCGACCGGCATCTCCGGTCAGGCGCTCGCCGCGCGCGCGTTCCAGCAGGCGCTGAAGTTCGGCGCGCATCTGGCGATTCCCGGCAAGGTCTTGTGCGTGGAGCGGCAGGACGGTTTGTTCGTGCTGTCGCTGTTCGACGGGCAGCGCATCAGCGCTCGCACGGTCGTGGTGGCGAGCGGCGCGGCGTACCGCAAACCGTCGGTGCCGGGCTTCGAGAACTTCGAAGGACGCGGCACCTATTACTGGGCGTCGACGATCGAAGCGAAGCTGGTGAAGGGGCAGGACATCGTGCTGATGGGCGGCGGCAATTCGGCCGGCCAGGCGGTGGTGTTTCTGGCCAACTTCGCGCGCAGCATTCGCGTGCTGATTCGCGGCGAGGACCTGTGTTCGAGCATGTCGCGGTATCTGATCGACCGGATCGGATCGCTGCCCAATGTGACGCTGTGCACGCGTTGCGTGCTGCAAGGACTCGACGGCGATGAAGCCGGTCTCACGCAGTTGCGGATTCGTCGCGAGGACGAGCAGAGCGACGCAACGATCGACGAGACGCTCGAAACGCGCCATCTGTTTCTGTTTATCGGCGCGGACCCGAAGACCGATTGGCTCGGCGCGAGCGGTGTCGAACTCGATAATCGCGGCTTCGTCGTCACCGGCTTCGCTCGCAGCGAACAGCATGGGATCTCGCCGGAAGCGAACGCGCGCTATCCACTCGAAACCAGCGTGCCGGGCATGTTCGCGGTCGGCGACGTGCGCTCGGAGTCGGCCAAACGCGTGGCCGCCGCGGTGGGCGACGGCGCGGCGGTGGTGAGTCAGATTCACGCGTATCTGAGCCGGACGGCGGCCGTCGCCGCATAG
- a CDS encoding DUF1427 family protein, with amino-acid sequence MGYLISLGVGFGVGLLYWLLKVQSPAPPLIALAGLLGMVLGEHAIPVVKAQFFAQEQTQSQTQPQAVQVAQANGGAVPKTVTPGAPKDGG; translated from the coding sequence ATGGGCTACCTCATTTCACTGGGCGTCGGTTTCGGCGTGGGATTGCTGTACTGGCTACTGAAAGTGCAATCGCCGGCGCCGCCGCTGATCGCGCTCGCTGGGCTGCTCGGCATGGTGCTGGGCGAACACGCGATACCGGTCGTCAAGGCGCAGTTCTTCGCGCAGGAACAAACGCAGAGCCAGACCCAGCCGCAAGCGGTGCAGGTCGCGCAGGCGAACGGCGGCGCGGTGCCAAAGACGGTCACGCCGGGCGCGCCGAAGGACGGCGGCTGA